ATATTTAAAATTTTATCCGCTGCTTTATCATTTCTTTTTGTAATGTTTTACCTATGGTTACTGGCAGGCTTTTGGCGTAGGCAATCGTCCCAGCCATGGCAAGCTCTTTTAAGCAGCGCCGTACTTGTTTTTGTACTTTATTTATTACTTGCTAACAAGTGGTTTCAACCCTGGTACCTATCCTGGTTACTGGCCTTAGCTCCTTTGTTGCCCTGGCCAAATCCGCTTTTGTCGGTAACCCTGTTTTTATCCCTAACTGCAGAGTTATCCAGATTACCACAAATGCTGTTGGGTCATTCTCAGGTGGTCATGCACATTCTCACCTTTTTAGTGGCCTGGTGTCCGTTGTTGTTATACTTTGTCCTGCAGAAAAGCGATTTTCCCGGACGTTCCGATGACAATAGACAATAAAAACTGGCTTCATAAAATTTTTGACTTGCTTAGGCAGGATTTGTTCAGCTGCAGTCGAAATGTTATTTACCATGTAAAAATTGGTAGGTGTTAAACATGAGTGAAGCAGTGAGTATTAAAGGAACTCGTTACGGGCTGTTAATTCTCCTTGATCAGGAAAGAGATTTTGAGGAAATCAAACAGAATTTATATAAGAAAATGAATTCAGCCAGAGGGTTTTTTAAAGGCGCCAAATTTGCCTTTTACCAGGAACCTGAGGAGCAGGAACAAAAGCAAGCTCTGGAGCAAATATGTTTGGAGTTTGGCCTAATTCATCAGCCTGATATTCGTACGAAAATAGCCAGCACTCCTCCCCCTGTATCTTCCCAGGAAATACAGGCCAGCCAACAGAAATCTAACACCAGCAGCGGGAATACCGGTGATACTTTATTGGTCAAAAGAAGTCTGCGCTCCGGCCAGAAGATACACTACCCTGGTAATGTAGTGGTCCTGGGAGATATTCACCCCGGTGCGGAAGTGGTGGCTTATGGCAATGTACTGGTGATGGGTAGCTTACGCGGCGTTGTGCACGCCGGTGCCAATGGTAATATTAATGCCCGGGTGGTAGCCCACCGTTTTGCCCCTTCGCAACTGAGAATAGGTACTTCCATTGCCTGCGCGCCCACAGATGCTTCGGAAATGGCCAATTACCCTGAAATCGCCTATCTTTCCCCGGACAATCAAATCATTGTGGAAACTTACAATAGCAGCCGCCCCGCCGGCAGAAGCACCAATTAAAAACAACCCCGGAACCAAGGTCTTAAAACCAACAGTTCCGGGGTTTTTATTATTAAACTCTTTTCAAGTGGTAATGGGCAGCCAGCAGCCCGGCAATGGATTTAGCGTCTCGTATTTTGCCTGCAAAGATCATCTCTATGGCTTCCTGGAGGGAAACAGACTCCACCTGTACAAACTCGTCCTCGTCAGGACTTTGTTCCCCTTTGGTGAGATTTTGCGCCAGGAAAACATGCATTAGCTCATTGGTAAAACCAGGGGTGGTATAAAATTCATTTAGCTTGACCAAAGAGGCTGCGGCATAACCGGTTTCCTCTTTTAATTCCCTTAGGGCACAGACTTCGGGGGATTCCTGGGGGTCCATTTTCCCCGCCGGAATTTCCCGTAATACTTCGCCCACTGGGTAACGATATTGGGATACCAGTAATACCTTGTCATCATCGGTCAGTGCCACCACAGCCACTGCCTGGGAAAATTCAACCACCTCCCGGCTACCTTCTTTACCGTTGGGTAATAAAACTTGATCCACCCGTAGATTTAGTATTTTCCCTTCGTAAACCCGCCGGGAAGACAGGGTTTTTTCTTCTAAGTTCTGCATATTTCCTACGCCTCCTATATGTTTAGTTCTTCCTTTATTCCTTGTCATTAATGATAAATCCTGCAGCCATTGTAGTGGCAAAAGCCATTGCTGTTGGTTTGCTTAATTTACTATTATGCCATTTCTCAAAAAACACTTGCACCAATTCTCACATTTAATTATTCTAAGAATTATTATATATAATTAGTTTGCTAACCAGGGGGTGATACCATGAATTGGTATCATGCAGCATTTAGTATGATCGGCGGTGTAGGATTGCTACTGTATGGTATGTCCTTAATGAAGGATAACTTGCAGAAGGTAGCAGGCAAAAAATTAAGAGAAATTCTTATGGTACTGACCAAAAACCGGTTTGTGGGTCTGGGACTGGGATTTTTGATCACTTTGTTATTTCAAAGCAGCACGGCAACCACTGTATTACTGATCGGCCTGACCAGTGCCTCCATCATTACCCTGCGGGAAACCCTGGCGGTACTGTTGGGCGCAGATATCGGCAGTACCGTCACAGCCCAACTTATAGCCTTAAAGGCTACCGAAATATCCTTACCGGTAATTTTTATTGCCGCCTTTATTTTGCTGTTTAGTAAAACCAGACGGAAAAAAAGATTATCCTTAGCCATCATGGGCTTTGGCTTACTGTTTCTGGGCTTAAAAATAATGTCAGATACCATGGCACCCTTAAAGTCCGATCCCTCCGTAGGAATTATTCTTACAAAAATGAGTGCCTATCCGGTGGTAGAGATGGCCATCGCAGCCATTTTTACCTTCCTGGTGTCCAGTAGTGCCGCTTCCATTGGTATTATTATGCTCCTGGCAATGCAACATTTGATTACCCTGGAGCAAGCCATTTACATGCTGCTGGGGGCAAACATCGGCACTACCTTTACTCCTTTACTCTCCAGTATAGGCTCCTCCAGGGAATCACAAAGGGTAGCCTGGGCACATTTTTTCTTTAAGGTTACAGGGGTGTTACTCTTCCTCCCCTTCGTTAATCAAGTGGCCGGTTTAATGAGAGCTTTTGCCTCCTCTCCCGGTTTTCAGGTGGCAAATACCCACACCTTCTTTAATATCACCATAGCCCTTTTGTATCTACCCTTTATTCATTATATAGCTACCTTTTTAGAAAAGTGGATTAAGGATAAAAAGGAGGGTAGCCACTTTGGCCCTAAGTATCTGGATGAAAATCTGCTCGATAGTCCGGAACTGGCCATCGGTATGTCCCATAAGGAGACTATCCAAATTTCAGATTTAGTCACTTCTATGGTAAGTCCCATATACTCTCTCTTTGAATATTACAACCAGGATAAAGTGGATAAAATTTTAGAGAAAGAAGACCGGGTAGACCTTCTTTCCATGGCCACCAATAATTATTTGACCAAACTGCTGAGAAATAACCTCACCCGGGATGAATTTAACCGTTCTATGGGCTTGGTGAATATTGTTAGAGAATATGAATTTATCGGGGACGTGATTGAAAGAAATATTTTGGGTAAGGCAGAAAATATGAATATTCGCAATCTACAGTTTTCCCAAGATGGGCAACAGGAACTGAAGCTACTCCATGAGAAAACCTTAGAAATATTGCGGATAGTAAATACCGCCTTCGCCACCAATAATCCTGCTCTGGCCGAAAAAGCAGTGAATTTACAGGAAGAACTATCCGACCTGCACTTCCGCTTAAAAATGAGCCATATAGCAAGGATGAGAAAGAACGGCCAGGAAAGTGAAAAAACCAGCTTTATTCATATAGATCTGTTAAATTGTTATTTGCAGATTAGTGAACATGCTAAGAACATAGCCAATATTATTCTGGCTCCCCAATCATATCAATGGGAAAACTCTCTCTTCGCTAACAGAGAAGTGCCCCAAAATATCTAAATGCCAAAAACTCCCACACTGGGTGGGAGTTTTTGCTATGTCGCAGAAATGTTACCTTGAAATTACAAACCAAAAAAGCTACTAAATTTGCTGGCAAGTTTAACCAAGGGTCTGTTAAGTCTGGCTTCTAATTCCATCTTTTCAGACTGCACCCTACTTAATTCCTGTTGAGTTAAACGAAGTGTCCTTTGTAGGTCTTCCCCGTCTTCCAATGCCTCTTTTAAATCATTACTTAAGATATTGATATCCTGCTGTAATTTACGTTCTTCATACTGATGATTTTGCTGATACTTCTCTATCTTTTGTTTTAGTTCCACTATTTCTGTCTGTAGTTCAGCTACCCTGGTGCTATAACGTTCCTTTAATTCGGCTAGGCGTGCTTTATTCTCCCGATCCCGTTCCTTGTATTGCTGGAGTTTAGTAAATAATCCTTCTAAACTGGCTTGATTTTTCTCAGCCAATTCCTTAAGCTGGAGCTTAGCCTGTTCCTCTTCTTTGGCTCTACGCACCCATAAACGACATTGATATAGAATACTGTTAGCCTTATTTTCGGCTCTTTCTAATTCATGACGATAACGCAAAATCTCCTTTTTCCTTAAATTTAATAACAGATCCTTTTCCGATAATTGAGTGGCCAAATGATTGTATTGCTCAACCATCGAAGCCCTTTGGGCTAAGGCAGCAGCCGCTTCCCGTTGCGCGGAACTTAACTCGTTGAGCTGATATACTAATTTCTCATTCTTTTGCAATAATTTTTGTCTATCATTCTGCCATTGTCTTTTTTGTTTGTTTAAGATATTTAAATACCGCTTTACCAAATCATCGTAAAGGTTGTGAGATTGGGCATTGTAAGTCCAAACATCACTGCTAATCCTTTCAAAGTAAGGAAACTTATTGAGTACCTGCTGTACTGCCGGCTTAGTGGTGGGACGCCACTCGTTAACACATTCAAATACTTGCTGAGAGGATAGTCCCCCTTGATGCATCTTTAAGGCCTTAATAACTAAATGTTTGAGGGAATATTGTTCTGCCTCCACATTCCATTCGGTTAAGCCCCAGTTGCCATTATCTAACTGTACAAAACGACCATCCGGCATCAAGGCTGCTTCTTCGGCCAGCTTTCGCATTCTTTTCTTACGGGACACCGGGTTACTTACCACCTGGCGTAAAGCGATGGGTTGTTGACGTTTAAGCAGCAGTTGATAAAAATGATCGTTCTCTGGGCAACCCTGTAACTTCAAGCGATATTTACCATTTTCATCTGCATAAAAGCAGGCATGTTGTTTCAGACAGAGTCGAATTCTTTCCATGACTTTATCTGGAGAATAATCTTGCATCATCTTTTTTTGCACATAGGGAGTTATTTCTTCGATGGATAAACCGTCAAAAAAGAAAAGTGTTTTCTTTAAAACATCCGTAAGTGAGTTGAGTTTTGTGGTCACAGACGTCCATCACCTTCCTGTAATATATTAAACGGCAAAAATGGAATTATATGCCTTTTACCCTTGTTATATTCCCCAAATATTTCCAGTTCCCTGCAAATTATTTGTAAATTTTTTCCTACAAGATTCGTTAGCAGCCTACAACGTATTTAACTTTGTTTCGGTTTCCCTGTCGTAGGAGTATAAATAATAAAGTCTTTTGACACAAAAATTAAAGTATTTTAAATGCTTGTAAATTTAGGCACAAGTAACATATAATAAGTTTAAAAGGTAAAATATTTACCTTTAACGGTAAAAAATAATGTCTAAATTGTTTTGCTGAGGGGGTGTACCATGAGTATTGCCTTTGGCGCTAATCACAACGATAAAAGTGAATCAGCAACAATCAAAATAGAACATGGCATACTCCAAACGCCCCGCGGGGTTGTTCATTTGGAAGGGCCTTGCAACAGTGACTACATTGCTCGCCTGACCATGGATGCGGGATTAAAAATTTTCCGTCCTCCTTCCCGGCAGCAAGAGGCCTTGATGTTGATTTCCAATTTGCCCGAGGGAAAGGTATTCATTGCCCGGTTTCAAGACACCATCATTGGTTATGTAACATTCCATTACCCCGATGAGTATAGCCGCTGGAGTAAACATCCTTATATACTGGAGTTAGGGGCGGTGGAAGTCAGCCCCGAATGGCGTAAGGATAGGATTGCTCATTTTCTATTGAAAGAAGCTTTTCAAAATGGTTTCGTGGAGAATCACATCATCATCACCATTGAATTCTGTTGGCATTGGGACTTAAAGAACAGTGGATTATCCATGATGGATTACCAAAGAATGTTAACAAGACTTTTTTCAGCAGTAGGCTTACAAAAAAGGGCCACCGATGATCCAGACATAACAGAACACCCGGCCAATGTGATGATGGCAAGAATTGGTAAGAATGTGCCCAAAGAGGCGATTATGAGGTTTGAGGAATTGACATTTTTAAACAGAAGAATTTAAAAGGAGATGTTGTTCACTACGCAACATCTCCTTTTTAACGTTGTTATAAGTTACACGCTGGCAGCCTTAAGCCATAGGCCTTTTTAGAACCTTCCCCAGTGTGGGAATTGGGCATAAAAACAACTCCCCAAGTCCGCTTCGCGCCAGCCCCCTCTGGGGAATATACTACCAGTACAGGTTTAATCTATCTAAGCCGACGGCTGATGGCAGATGGCCGATGGCCAAAAAAGGAGTGTCGCAAATTTTGCGCACTCCTTTTTGGTCGTCAGCTTTAATCATATTAACTATAGTTCGGTGCTTCCTTGGTAATATTGACGCCATGGGGATGGCTCTCCTTTAATCCTGCTGCTGTGATGCGGATAAATTTTGCCTTAACCTTTAAATCTTCTATGGTACGGCAACCGGTATAACCCATACCGGCCTTGAGACCACCCACCAGTTGGAAAATTGTATCGGAAAGGGAGCCTTTATAGGGTACCCGTCCTTCCACGCCCTCGGGAACCATTTTCTTAGCTTGTTCTTGGAAATAGCGATCACCGCTGCCTTGTTTCATGGCTCCCAGAGAACCCATACCGCGGTAAACCTTATAACTACGTCCCTGATAAATCTCCTTGTCCCCAGGGCTCTCCTCGGTTCCTGCCAGGATACTACCTAACATAACCACACTGGCCCCTGCTGCAATGGCTTTGACAATATCGCCAGAGTATTTAATACCTCCGTCTGCGATAACAGGAATACCGTGTTTGGCAGCTTCCTCTGCGCAATCATAAACTGCTGTAATCTGTGGTACGCCCACACCGGCCACCACCCTGGTGGTGCAGATGGAACCAGGACCAATTCCTACCTTAATTGCATTGGCCCCGGCCATAATTAAATCCCGGGTGGCTTCGGCAGTGGCTACGTTGCCGGCAATAATGTTTAAATCTGGATAAGCATCCCGAATGGTTTTAACTGTCTTGATCACCATATGGGAATGGCCGTGGGCGGTATCCACCACAATTACATCTACTTTCGCTTTAACCAGCGCCTCTACCCGCTCCATAGTATCAGAGGCTACACCCACTGCGGCTGCCACCCGTAACCTGCCCCGGTGGT
This region of Desulforamulus ferrireducens genomic DNA includes:
- the guaB gene encoding IMP dehydrogenase — protein: MYPDKFAKFGLTFDDVLLIPGASEVLPREVDTTTYLTKDIKLNIPIMSAGMDTVTESRMAIAIAREGGIGVIHKNMSIARQALEVDRVKRSEHGIITDPIFLSPDSPISEAHELMERYHISGVPITVDGKLVGILTNRDLRFETNHDRKCGEVMTKDNLITAPVGTTLDEAKQILMKHKVEKLPIVDADNNLRGLITIKDIKKAKEFPNSAKDHRGRLRVAAAVGVASDTMERVEALVKAKVDVIVVDTAHGHSHMVIKTVKTIRDAYPDLNIIAGNVATAEATRDLIMAGANAIKVGIGPGSICTTRVVAGVGVPQITAVYDCAEEAAKHGIPVIADGGIKYSGDIVKAIAAGASVVMLGSILAGTEESPGDKEIYQGRSYKVYRGMGSLGAMKQGSGDRYFQEQAKKMVPEGVEGRVPYKGSLSDTIFQLVGGLKAGMGYTGCRTIEDLKVKAKFIRITAAGLKESHPHGVNITKEAPNYS
- a CDS encoding phage-shock protein; this translates as MTTKLNSLTDVLKKTLFFFDGLSIEEITPYVQKKMMQDYSPDKVMERIRLCLKQHACFYADENGKYRLKLQGCPENDHFYQLLLKRQQPIALRQVVSNPVSRKKRMRKLAEEAALMPDGRFVQLDNGNWGLTEWNVEAEQYSLKHLVIKALKMHQGGLSSQQVFECVNEWRPTTKPAVQQVLNKFPYFERISSDVWTYNAQSHNLYDDLVKRYLNILNKQKRQWQNDRQKLLQKNEKLVYQLNELSSAQREAAAALAQRASMVEQYNHLATQLSEKDLLLNLRKKEILRYRHELERAENKANSILYQCRLWVRRAKEEEQAKLQLKELAEKNQASLEGLFTKLQQYKERDRENKARLAELKERYSTRVAELQTEIVELKQKIEKYQQNHQYEERKLQQDINILSNDLKEALEDGEDLQRTLRLTQQELSRVQSEKMELEARLNRPLVKLASKFSSFFGL
- a CDS encoding NUDIX hydrolase, with translation MQNLEEKTLSSRRVYEGKILNLRVDQVLLPNGKEGSREVVEFSQAVAVVALTDDDKVLLVSQYRYPVGEVLREIPAGKMDPQESPEVCALRELKEETGYAAASLVKLNEFYTTPGFTNELMHVFLAQNLTKGEQSPDEDEFVQVESVSLQEAIEMIFAGKIRDAKSIAGLLAAHYHLKRV
- a CDS encoding GNAT family N-acetyltransferase, giving the protein MSIAFGANHNDKSESATIKIEHGILQTPRGVVHLEGPCNSDYIARLTMDAGLKIFRPPSRQQEALMLISNLPEGKVFIARFQDTIIGYVTFHYPDEYSRWSKHPYILELGAVEVSPEWRKDRIAHFLLKEAFQNGFVENHIIITIEFCWHWDLKNSGLSMMDYQRMLTRLFSAVGLQKRATDDPDITEHPANVMMARIGKNVPKEAIMRFEELTFLNRRI
- the minC gene encoding septum site-determining protein MinC, giving the protein MSEAVSIKGTRYGLLILLDQERDFEEIKQNLYKKMNSARGFFKGAKFAFYQEPEEQEQKQALEQICLEFGLIHQPDIRTKIASTPPPVSSQEIQASQQKSNTSSGNTGDTLLVKRSLRSGQKIHYPGNVVVLGDIHPGAEVVAYGNVLVMGSLRGVVHAGANGNINARVVAHRFAPSQLRIGTSIACAPTDASEMANYPEIAYLSPDNQIIVETYNSSRPAGRSTN
- a CDS encoding Na/Pi cotransporter family protein, producing the protein MNWYHAAFSMIGGVGLLLYGMSLMKDNLQKVAGKKLREILMVLTKNRFVGLGLGFLITLLFQSSTATTVLLIGLTSASIITLRETLAVLLGADIGSTVTAQLIALKATEISLPVIFIAAFILLFSKTRRKKRLSLAIMGFGLLFLGLKIMSDTMAPLKSDPSVGIILTKMSAYPVVEMAIAAIFTFLVSSSAASIGIIMLLAMQHLITLEQAIYMLLGANIGTTFTPLLSSIGSSRESQRVAWAHFFFKVTGVLLFLPFVNQVAGLMRAFASSPGFQVANTHTFFNITIALLYLPFIHYIATFLEKWIKDKKEGSHFGPKYLDENLLDSPELAIGMSHKETIQISDLVTSMVSPIYSLFEYYNQDKVDKILEKEDRVDLLSMATNNYLTKLLRNNLTRDEFNRSMGLVNIVREYEFIGDVIERNILGKAENMNIRNLQFSQDGQQELKLLHEKTLEILRIVNTAFATNNPALAEKAVNLQEELSDLHFRLKMSHIARMRKNGQESEKTSFIHIDLLNCYLQISEHAKNIANIILAPQSYQWENSLFANREVPQNI